From a single Falco naumanni isolate bFalNau1 chromosome 17, bFalNau1.pat, whole genome shotgun sequence genomic region:
- the LHFPL5 gene encoding LHFPL tetraspan subfamily member 5 protein isoform X2, translating into MSHPGTPSRGYRSHPGAGRSHPGGTSRDPIPRAQVPSRGPIPRTQVPPRRHITGSHPEDTGPVPGSHPEAGRSHPGGTSQDSRSHPEPLRPAPPAPTPAAGGSRGLLPGPSPAPSLPGRAGPPLRGGAGRGEARGRYRGSGVRGSRAGAPAMPKLLPAQEAARIYHTNYVRNARAMGVLWALFTLCFSILMVVTFIQPYWIGDSIDTPQAGYFGLFSYCIGNALTGELICKGSPLDFGTIPSSAFKTAMFFVGVSTFLIIGTILCFSLFFFCNAATVYKVCAWMQLAAATGLMIGCLIYPDGWDSSEVKRMCGDKTDKYTLGACTVRWAYILCIIGILDALILSFLAFVLGNRQDNLLPSDFKVENTEEGED; encoded by the exons ATGTCCCATCCCGGGACCCCATCCCGAGGATACAGGTCTCATCCCGGGGCGGGCAGGTCCCATCCTGGCGGCACATCCCGGGATCCCATCCCGCGGGCGCAGGTCCCGTCCCGGGGTCCCATCCCGAGGACACAGGTCCCACCCCGGCGGCACATCACGGGGTCTCATCCCGAGGACACAGGTCCCGTCCCGGGGTCCCATCCCGAGGCGGGCAG GTCCCATCCCGGGGGCACATCCCAGGATTCCAGGTCCCACCCCGAGCCGCTCCGCCCGGCTCCTCCCGCTCCCACCCCAGCGGCGGGGGGGTCGCGCGGGCTCCTCCCGGGTCCCTCCCCGGCTCCTTCGTTaccggggcgggcggggccgccgctccggggcggggcggggcggggcgaggcgcGGGGCCGGTACCGGGGGTCGGGGGTCCGGGGGTCCCGGGCCGGTGCCCCCGCCATGCCCAAGCTGCTGCCGGCGCAGGAGGCGGCGCGGATCTACCACACCAACTACGTGCGGAACGCGCGGGCCATGGGGGTGCTCTGGGCCCTCTTCACGCTCTGCTTCTCCATCCTGATGGTGGTGACCTTCATCCAGCCCTACTGGATCGGCGACAGCATCGACACGCCGCAGGCCGGCTACTTCGGCCTCTTCTCCTACTGCATCGGCAACGCGCTGACCGGCGAGCTCATCTGCAAGGGCAGCCCCCTCGACTTCGGCACCATCCCCTCCAGCGCCTTCAAAACTGCCATGTTCTTCGTAGGCGTCTCCACCTTCCTCATCATCGGCACCATCCTCTGCTTCAGCCTCTTCTTCTTCTGCAACGCAGCCACCGTCTATAAAGTCTGTGCCTGgatgcagctggcagcag CTACCGGGCTGATGATCGGCTGCCTGATCTACCCCGACGGCTGGGACTCGAGCGAGGTGAAACGCATGTGTGGGGACAAGACGGACAAGTACACGCTGGGCGCCTGCACTGTGCGCTGGGCATACATCCTCTGCATCATCGGCATCCTCGACGCCCTCATCCTCTCCTTCCTGGCCTTCGTGTTGGGGAACCGGCAGGACAACCTCCTCCCATCTGattttaaagtggaaaatacAG aagagGGTGAGGACTGA
- the LHFPL5 gene encoding LHFPL tetraspan subfamily member 5 protein isoform X1, which yields MSHPGTPSRGYRSHPGAGRSHPGGTSRDPIPRAQVPSRGPIPRTQVPPRRHITGSHPEDTGPVPGSHPEAGRSRPGGTSRGPIPRRAGPIPGAHPGVPSRGHRSHPGGTSQDSRSHPEPLRPAPPAPTPAAGGSRGLLPGPSPAPSLPGRAGPPLRGGAGRGEARGRYRGSGVRGSRAGAPAMPKLLPAQEAARIYHTNYVRNARAMGVLWALFTLCFSILMVVTFIQPYWIGDSIDTPQAGYFGLFSYCIGNALTGELICKGSPLDFGTIPSSAFKTAMFFVGVSTFLIIGTILCFSLFFFCNAATVYKVCAWMQLAAATGLMIGCLIYPDGWDSSEVKRMCGDKTDKYTLGACTVRWAYILCIIGILDALILSFLAFVLGNRQDNLLPSDFKVENTEEGED from the exons ATGTCCCATCCCGGGACCCCATCCCGAGGATACAGGTCTCATCCCGGGGCGGGCAGGTCCCATCCTGGCGGCACATCCCGGGATCCCATCCCGCGGGCGCAGGTCCCGTCCCGGGGTCCCATCCCGAGGACACAGGTCCCACCCCGGCGGCACATCACGGGGTCTCATCCCGAGGACACAGGTCCCGTCCCGGGGTCCCATCCCGAGGCGGGCAGGTCCCGTCCCGGCGGCACATCCCGGGGTCCCATCCCGAGGCGGGCAGGTCCCATCCCGGGGGCACATCCCGGGGTCCCATCCCGAGGACACAGGTCCCATCCCGGGGGCACATCCCAGGATTCCAGGTCCCACCCCGAGCCGCTCCGCCCGGCTCCTCCCGCTCCCACCCCAGCGGCGGGGGGGTCGCGCGGGCTCCTCCCGGGTCCCTCCCCGGCTCCTTCGTTaccggggcgggcggggccgccgctccggggcggggcggggcggggcgaggcgcGGGGCCGGTACCGGGGGTCGGGGGTCCGGGGGTCCCGGGCCGGTGCCCCCGCCATGCCCAAGCTGCTGCCGGCGCAGGAGGCGGCGCGGATCTACCACACCAACTACGTGCGGAACGCGCGGGCCATGGGGGTGCTCTGGGCCCTCTTCACGCTCTGCTTCTCCATCCTGATGGTGGTGACCTTCATCCAGCCCTACTGGATCGGCGACAGCATCGACACGCCGCAGGCCGGCTACTTCGGCCTCTTCTCCTACTGCATCGGCAACGCGCTGACCGGCGAGCTCATCTGCAAGGGCAGCCCCCTCGACTTCGGCACCATCCCCTCCAGCGCCTTCAAAACTGCCATGTTCTTCGTAGGCGTCTCCACCTTCCTCATCATCGGCACCATCCTCTGCTTCAGCCTCTTCTTCTTCTGCAACGCAGCCACCGTCTATAAAGTCTGTGCCTGgatgcagctggcagcag CTACCGGGCTGATGATCGGCTGCCTGATCTACCCCGACGGCTGGGACTCGAGCGAGGTGAAACGCATGTGTGGGGACAAGACGGACAAGTACACGCTGGGCGCCTGCACTGTGCGCTGGGCATACATCCTCTGCATCATCGGCATCCTCGACGCCCTCATCCTCTCCTTCCTGGCCTTCGTGTTGGGGAACCGGCAGGACAACCTCCTCCCATCTGattttaaagtggaaaatacAG aagagGGTGAGGACTGA
- the CLPS gene encoding colipase isoform X6: MRCSWTDALKLHRGAEQERWPEETSPRMHPWDGTCVLKISLWDGPSVSGMCRRDAPLEQPHQLMETPAIKHPPARGRDTSEPTVAMALPPCLLLALLLLAPALPAPHKRGLIFNLDTGELCLQSAQCKSGCCHRTGGLSLARCAPKAAEFQECSPKSLYGVYYKCPCESGLTCDTDRTIVGSITNSDFGTCKDPRALY; the protein is encoded by the exons ATGCGGTGCTCTTGGACCGATGCTCTGAAGCTGCACCGTGGGGCTGAGCAGGAGCGATGGCCAGAGGAAACCTCCCCCAG GATGCACCCCTGGGATGGGACCTGTGTCCTCAAGATAAGCCTCTGGGATGGACCCTCTGTCTCCGGAATGTGCCGCAGGGATGCACCCCTG GAGCAGCCACATCAGCTGATGGAGACGCCTGCTATAAAGCACCCGCCGGCCCGTGGCCGGGACACGAGCGAGCCCACCGTGGCCATGGcgctgcccccctgcctgctcctggccctgctgctgctggccccggCTCTGCCCGCGCCCCACAAGCGGGGGCTCATCTTCAACTTG GACACCGGGGAGCTGTGCTTGCAGAGCGCCCAGTGCAAGAGCGGCTGCTGCCACCGGACCGGTGGCCTGAGCCTGGCCCGATGCGCACCGAAGGCGGCCGAGTTCCAGGAGTGCTCCCCGAAG AGCCTCTATGGCGTCTACTACAAGTGTCCCTGCGAGAGCGGCTTGACCTGCGACACCGATAGGACCATCGTGGGTTCCATCACCAACAGTGACTTCGGCACCTGCAAGGACCCCCGGGCCCTCTACTAG
- the FKBP5 gene encoding peptidyl-prolyl cis-trans isomerase FKBP5, with translation MTTDEATKSEGEVQAAALAERGEDITPARDRGVLKIIKRPGSEDESPMIGDKVYVHYKGKLANGKKFDSSRDRNEPFVFSLGKGQVIKAWDIGVATMKKGEICYLLCKPEYAYGSAGSAPKIPSNATLFFEVELLDFKGEDLFEDGGIIRRIKRKGEGYSNPNEGATVEIHLEGFCGGTRFDCKDVKFIVGEGEDHDIPIGIDKALEKMQRGEHCILYLGPRYGFGEAGKPKYGIQANAELVYEVTLKSFEKAKESWEMDTKEKLEQAAIVKEKGTMYFKEGKYLQAVIQYGKIVSWLEMEYGLSEKESKASDSFLLAAFLNLAMCYLKLREYAKAVECCDKALGLDQDNEKGLYRRGEARLLMNEFELAKCDFQKVLEVNPQNKAAKSQISVCQKKTKEHNERDRRIYANMFTKFAERDAKEAASKTGVEKAGEKAACEKGPKTHDAEGEEAEGHV, from the exons ATGACCACTGATGAGGCCACCAAGAGTGAAGGGGAGGTGCAGGCGGCGGCTCTGGCTGAGCGTGGGGAGGACATCACACCGGCTCGAGACCGAGGGGTCCTGAAG atCATTAAACGACCCGGGAGCGAAGATGAGTCCCCCATGATCGGGGACAAGGTTTATGTCCACTACAAAGGCAAACTGGCCAATGGTAAAAAATTCGACTCCAGCCGCGATCGGAACGAGCCCTTCGTCTTCAGCCTGGGCAAgg GTCAGGTAATCAAGGCATGGGACATCGGGGTGGCTACCATGAAGAAGGGAGAGATCTGCTACTTGCTCTGCAAACCCGAGTACGCGTACGGCTCTGCTGGCAGTGCCCCCAAAATCCCCTCCAACGCCACCCTCTTTTTTGAG gtcGAGCTGCTTGACTTCAAAGGCGAGGACTTGTTTGAGGATGGAGGAATAATCCGGAGGATcaagaggaagggagaaggttACTCCAACCCTAACGAAGGTGCTACGGTGGAAA TTCACCTGGAGGGATTCTGCGGCGGCACCAGGTTCGATTGTAAAGACGTGAAGTTCATTGTGGGCGAAGGGGAGGACCACGACATCCCCATCGGCATCGACAAAGCCCTGGAGAAGATGCAGAGGGGAGAGCACTGCATCCTCTACCTTGGGCCACG GTACGGCTTTGGCGAGGCGGGGAAGCCGAAATACGGCATTCAGGCGAACGCAGAGCTGGTGTACGAGGTCACactgaaaagctttgaaaag gCCAAGGAGTCGTGGGAGATGGACACCAAAGAGAAGCTGGAGCAGGCCGCCATCGTCAAGGAGAAAGGCACGATGTACTTCAAG GAAGGCAAATACCTGCAGGCGGTGATTCAGTATGGGAAGATAGTGTCCTGGCTGGAGATGGAGTATGGCTTGTCTGAAAAAGAGTCGAAAGCATCCGACTCCTTCCTCCTGGCTGCCTTCCTCAACCTGGCCATGTGCTACCTGAAGCTGCGGGAGTACGCCAAAGCCGTCGAGTGCTGCGATAAG GCGCTGGGACTGGACCAGGACAACGAGAAGGGCTTGTACCGGAGAGGCGAAGCCAGGTTATTGATGAACGAGTTTGAGCTGGCAAAATGTGACTTTCAAAAAGTGCTGGAAGTGAATCCACAGAACAAAGCGGCAAAATCACAGATCTCCGTCTGCCAGAAGAAAACGAAGGAGCACAACGAGCGGGACCGGAGGATCTACGCCAACATGTTCACAAAGTTTGCGGAGAGGGATGCAAAG GAAGCAGCTAGCAAAACTGGGGTCGAAAAAGCAGGGGAGAAAGCAGCTTGTGAAAAGGGACCGAAAACTCACGATGCTGAAGGTGAAGAGGCTGAAGGACACGTATGA
- the CLPS gene encoding colipase isoform X1 has product MGPARLGMESRDVPPGWDLPPRNGTCILGMGPAPPVCASELCLQDGTYAPGMCLWDGTCTPRTHPWDAPCVLRMHPWDGTCVLKISLWDGPSVSGMCRRDAPLSTAPVPPALALPVKLSAMPSKEGVSGTPSSMAAHSQGEGEEGGGKSTGAPSLCVRFSRRSRQREQPHQLMETPAIKHPPARGRDTSEPTVAMALPPCLLLALLLLAPALPAPHKRGLIFNLDTGELCLQSAQCKSGCCHRTGGLSLARCAPKAAEFQECSPKSLYGVYYKCPCESGLTCDTDRTIVGSITNSDFGTCKDPRALY; this is encoded by the exons ATGGGACCTGCCCGCCTCGGGATGGAATCCCGGGATGTGCCGCCGGGATGGGACTTGCCCCCCCGGAATGGGACCTGTATCCTCGGGATGGGACCTGCACCCCCGGTATGTGCCTCTGAGTTGTGCCTCCAGGATGGGACCTATGCTCCCGGGATGTGCCTCTGGGATGGGACCTGTACCCCCAGGACACACCCCTGGGATGCACCCTGTGTCCTCAGGATGCACCCCTGGGATGGGACCTGTGTCCTCAAGATAAGCCTCTGGGATGGACCCTCTGTCTCCGGAATGTGCCGCAGGGATGCACCCCTG AGCACAGCTCCCGTGCCACCGGCTCTTGCTTTGCCCGTGAAGCTGTCAGCAATGCCCAGCAAGGAGGGTGTCTCGGGGACCCCCAGCTCCATGGCTGCCCACAGCCAGGgtgaaggagaggagggaggagggaaaagcaCAGGAGCACCATCGCTTTGTGTTCGCTTCAGCCGAAGGAGCCGCCAAAGG GAGCAGCCACATCAGCTGATGGAGACGCCTGCTATAAAGCACCCGCCGGCCCGTGGCCGGGACACGAGCGAGCCCACCGTGGCCATGGcgctgcccccctgcctgctcctggccctgctgctgctggccccggCTCTGCCCGCGCCCCACAAGCGGGGGCTCATCTTCAACTTG GACACCGGGGAGCTGTGCTTGCAGAGCGCCCAGTGCAAGAGCGGCTGCTGCCACCGGACCGGTGGCCTGAGCCTGGCCCGATGCGCACCGAAGGCGGCCGAGTTCCAGGAGTGCTCCCCGAAG AGCCTCTATGGCGTCTACTACAAGTGTCCCTGCGAGAGCGGCTTGACCTGCGACACCGATAGGACCATCGTGGGTTCCATCACCAACAGTGACTTCGGCACCTGCAAGGACCCCCGGGCCCTCTACTAG
- the CLPS gene encoding colipase isoform X4 gives MRCSWTDALKLHRGAEQERWPEETSPRMHPWDGTCVLKISLWDGPSVSGMCRRDAPLLSAMPSKEGVSGTPSSMAAHSQGEGEEGGGKSTGAPSLCVRFSRRSRQREQPHQLMETPAIKHPPARGRDTSEPTVAMALPPCLLLALLLLAPALPAPHKRGLIFNLDTGELCLQSAQCKSGCCHRTGGLSLARCAPKAAEFQECSPKSLYGVYYKCPCESGLTCDTDRTIVGSITNSDFGTCKDPRALY, from the exons ATGCGGTGCTCTTGGACCGATGCTCTGAAGCTGCACCGTGGGGCTGAGCAGGAGCGATGGCCAGAGGAAACCTCCCCCAG GATGCACCCCTGGGATGGGACCTGTGTCCTCAAGATAAGCCTCTGGGATGGACCCTCTGTCTCCGGAATGTGCCGCAGGGATGCACCCCTG CTGTCAGCAATGCCCAGCAAGGAGGGTGTCTCGGGGACCCCCAGCTCCATGGCTGCCCACAGCCAGGgtgaaggagaggagggaggagggaaaagcaCAGGAGCACCATCGCTTTGTGTTCGCTTCAGCCGAAGGAGCCGCCAAAGG GAGCAGCCACATCAGCTGATGGAGACGCCTGCTATAAAGCACCCGCCGGCCCGTGGCCGGGACACGAGCGAGCCCACCGTGGCCATGGcgctgcccccctgcctgctcctggccctgctgctgctggccccggCTCTGCCCGCGCCCCACAAGCGGGGGCTCATCTTCAACTTG GACACCGGGGAGCTGTGCTTGCAGAGCGCCCAGTGCAAGAGCGGCTGCTGCCACCGGACCGGTGGCCTGAGCCTGGCCCGATGCGCACCGAAGGCGGCCGAGTTCCAGGAGTGCTCCCCGAAG AGCCTCTATGGCGTCTACTACAAGTGTCCCTGCGAGAGCGGCTTGACCTGCGACACCGATAGGACCATCGTGGGTTCCATCACCAACAGTGACTTCGGCACCTGCAAGGACCCCCGGGCCCTCTACTAG
- the CLPS gene encoding colipase isoform X5: MGPAPPVCASELCLQDGTYAPGMCLWDGTCTPRTHPWDAPCVLRMHPWDGTCVLKISLWDGPSVSGMCRRDAPLEQPHQLMETPAIKHPPARGRDTSEPTVAMALPPCLLLALLLLAPALPAPHKRGLIFNLDTGELCLQSAQCKSGCCHRTGGLSLARCAPKAAEFQECSPKSLYGVYYKCPCESGLTCDTDRTIVGSITNSDFGTCKDPRALY, encoded by the exons ATGGGACCTGCACCCCCGGTATGTGCCTCTGAGTTGTGCCTCCAGGATGGGACCTATGCTCCCGGGATGTGCCTCTGGGATGGGACCTGTACCCCCAGGACACACCCCTGGGATGCACCCTGTGTCCTCAGGATGCACCCCTGGGATGGGACCTGTGTCCTCAAGATAAGCCTCTGGGATGGACCCTCTGTCTCCGGAATGTGCCGCAGGGATGCACCCCTG GAGCAGCCACATCAGCTGATGGAGACGCCTGCTATAAAGCACCCGCCGGCCCGTGGCCGGGACACGAGCGAGCCCACCGTGGCCATGGcgctgcccccctgcctgctcctggccctgctgctgctggccccggCTCTGCCCGCGCCCCACAAGCGGGGGCTCATCTTCAACTTG GACACCGGGGAGCTGTGCTTGCAGAGCGCCCAGTGCAAGAGCGGCTGCTGCCACCGGACCGGTGGCCTGAGCCTGGCCCGATGCGCACCGAAGGCGGCCGAGTTCCAGGAGTGCTCCCCGAAG AGCCTCTATGGCGTCTACTACAAGTGTCCCTGCGAGAGCGGCTTGACCTGCGACACCGATAGGACCATCGTGGGTTCCATCACCAACAGTGACTTCGGCACCTGCAAGGACCCCCGGGCCCTCTACTAG
- the CLPS gene encoding colipase isoform X2, translating to MRCSWTDALKLHRGAEQERWPEETSPRMHPWDGTCVLKISLWDGPSVSGMCRRDAPLSTAPVPPALALPVKLSAMPSKEGVSGTPSSMAAHSQGEGEEGGGKSTGAPSLCVRFSRRSRQREQPHQLMETPAIKHPPARGRDTSEPTVAMALPPCLLLALLLLAPALPAPHKRGLIFNLDTGELCLQSAQCKSGCCHRTGGLSLARCAPKAAEFQECSPKSLYGVYYKCPCESGLTCDTDRTIVGSITNSDFGTCKDPRALY from the exons ATGCGGTGCTCTTGGACCGATGCTCTGAAGCTGCACCGTGGGGCTGAGCAGGAGCGATGGCCAGAGGAAACCTCCCCCAG GATGCACCCCTGGGATGGGACCTGTGTCCTCAAGATAAGCCTCTGGGATGGACCCTCTGTCTCCGGAATGTGCCGCAGGGATGCACCCCTG AGCACAGCTCCCGTGCCACCGGCTCTTGCTTTGCCCGTGAAGCTGTCAGCAATGCCCAGCAAGGAGGGTGTCTCGGGGACCCCCAGCTCCATGGCTGCCCACAGCCAGGgtgaaggagaggagggaggagggaaaagcaCAGGAGCACCATCGCTTTGTGTTCGCTTCAGCCGAAGGAGCCGCCAAAGG GAGCAGCCACATCAGCTGATGGAGACGCCTGCTATAAAGCACCCGCCGGCCCGTGGCCGGGACACGAGCGAGCCCACCGTGGCCATGGcgctgcccccctgcctgctcctggccctgctgctgctggccccggCTCTGCCCGCGCCCCACAAGCGGGGGCTCATCTTCAACTTG GACACCGGGGAGCTGTGCTTGCAGAGCGCCCAGTGCAAGAGCGGCTGCTGCCACCGGACCGGTGGCCTGAGCCTGGCCCGATGCGCACCGAAGGCGGCCGAGTTCCAGGAGTGCTCCCCGAAG AGCCTCTATGGCGTCTACTACAAGTGTCCCTGCGAGAGCGGCTTGACCTGCGACACCGATAGGACCATCGTGGGTTCCATCACCAACAGTGACTTCGGCACCTGCAAGGACCCCCGGGCCCTCTACTAG
- the CLPS gene encoding colipase isoform X3, translating into MAGAPARDPRTPDPRMHPWDGTCVLKISLWDGPSVSGMCRRDAPLSTAPVPPALALPVKLSAMPSKEGVSGTPSSMAAHSQGEGEEGGGKSTGAPSLCVRFSRRSRQREQPHQLMETPAIKHPPARGRDTSEPTVAMALPPCLLLALLLLAPALPAPHKRGLIFNLDTGELCLQSAQCKSGCCHRTGGLSLARCAPKAAEFQECSPKSLYGVYYKCPCESGLTCDTDRTIVGSITNSDFGTCKDPRALY; encoded by the exons ATGGCGGGGGCACCGGCCCGGGACCCCCGGACCCCCGACCCCCG GATGCACCCCTGGGATGGGACCTGTGTCCTCAAGATAAGCCTCTGGGATGGACCCTCTGTCTCCGGAATGTGCCGCAGGGATGCACCCCTG AGCACAGCTCCCGTGCCACCGGCTCTTGCTTTGCCCGTGAAGCTGTCAGCAATGCCCAGCAAGGAGGGTGTCTCGGGGACCCCCAGCTCCATGGCTGCCCACAGCCAGGgtgaaggagaggagggaggagggaaaagcaCAGGAGCACCATCGCTTTGTGTTCGCTTCAGCCGAAGGAGCCGCCAAAGG GAGCAGCCACATCAGCTGATGGAGACGCCTGCTATAAAGCACCCGCCGGCCCGTGGCCGGGACACGAGCGAGCCCACCGTGGCCATGGcgctgcccccctgcctgctcctggccctgctgctgctggccccggCTCTGCCCGCGCCCCACAAGCGGGGGCTCATCTTCAACTTG GACACCGGGGAGCTGTGCTTGCAGAGCGCCCAGTGCAAGAGCGGCTGCTGCCACCGGACCGGTGGCCTGAGCCTGGCCCGATGCGCACCGAAGGCGGCCGAGTTCCAGGAGTGCTCCCCGAAG AGCCTCTATGGCGTCTACTACAAGTGTCCCTGCGAGAGCGGCTTGACCTGCGACACCGATAGGACCATCGTGGGTTCCATCACCAACAGTGACTTCGGCACCTGCAAGGACCCCCGGGCCCTCTACTAG